The genome window gaaggcaaaaaaaaaaatgaaaggattgTCTTCAACATTTCTGCAAGCAATAAAATCACCACAAATCCTGGTCAAGCTAGCAGTACTAcaaacagagaaagacagaaaaacaagttcAGTGTCAAGCTTACCTGTGTTGCCAGCTACTGGTAATGCAGTggtaaaaaaaaccttttctacTACTTTTGGAACTTgtggctttaaagaaaaaaaagaaaaaagcatgagtTGATTCCAATCAAATTTCTATTGTTCAAATTCTAAACACCTGCAATCAGGTGTTTAGAAAACAGCCATACACACATTCCAAAAATCAGGTGTTTAGAAACAGCCATACACACATTCCAAAAGGAACACACaggaaaactaataaaaaaatgtaacagtttGGTTCTGGGCTATGTTCTGGCTATCCCAAAACTCAGAGTATTATTTCAGTAGTCCTAAAGATGGGGAGTAATTGCCCTCCCCACTACATGCTTGCTAACACAGCTTGTGGTTTTTGACAACTGATTGACTGAATTCTTAAAAAACTGCTCTGCTTGCTCATACTGCTTGTACCTGCTGCCATTCGCTCTTGACCATTTGCAACTGAGAAAGTCTAAAGATGGCAATAGTATTCTTACAGATAAAACACTTGAAGTCTCAGCTATCCAGATTTACTGGAGAACCAGAAACAttctgttttcccagaaaaCTTTTCATTATCTTTATCAGGCTAAATTAGGAAGAGACAGATAACAAAATGTCTAACACAAACTTTACAAAGTTTTTTTGTGCTTCTACTTGTCAGAAGTAATAGATTAAAACCCACATATATTCTCAGGACATGTCGTGCACTGTCGTGGATAAACCAAGCTGATACCTGCTGTGAGAAGTCTGTCGCTGggcaaaagaagaaagcaagatttTTCTGCACCCTGGATTTCtctatattttctatttatttctttatctatTTTAGGGGCTGCATTGGCGACACGTTTATACACATTAACATGATAGGCATTATACGATACTGCATCCTGGTTTGTATCTTACAATTACAGGTTTGACCCccttccttttcaaaagcaaggGCTCTAGGAGGAAGAGAGATGGTTCAAGCTGTTTCAAAGCCGTGCTGGACGTACTAACCATTTGTTCTTGGCTTTGTGGAGAACCAGTGGCACCATTTAAGATCCATTGTAAGTTTTGCTCTCCCATGACAATGCTGGACTGCAGAATAGCGGTGCTCTGAGAAGGAGTAATTGTTATAGTTGGATTACTGGTCAGAACAGAGTTCGCACCAACAGGCACAGTCTGAACTACAGCTGGCAAGGGCTCAGTGGCACTTGATCCTGTTGGGGCAGATGCCCCAGCAACCACTGAAAGTCCTTGTACAATGGGCTGTGGCGGTGTCTGAGTGTGCTGCAGGAAGTCTTGGTGACTGGCTGCAAACTGTGTGCTGTGAGGAACAGGCACTTCTGGGGATTGTAAAACAGTTGCAGGATTTCCAAATGCAGCTTGCTGTGAGCTGGTTCCTatggaggagggagcagcaggtgCTGCTGAGGCTTGTAGTGCTGAATGCGAAGGCTCAGAGATGCCAAGCTGCAGTACAAGTGGAAGAGACAACGGTGCTGAGTCTCCTGCAGAAGGCGGAACAGCAGTGACTGAGTCTGCATGGCCGTTAAAACCTTCAATCAAGGCAGCTgccaaaagaagcaaagaaaaaatataaatacatcaGTTCTCATAAGATCTGAATAAACAACTTTTTCACTGACCTTATCAGCTAGCTGATGGATTTTTGCTAAGTAAGGCATTACCACTTTCACATCTTCAGACTAGTGATCAAAAACATGTAACGCTAAACAGTGAAATCTAAAAGTAGGTCTAAATTCAGGAAGCCGGTAACACTGAATACTACACACAAGCTGATCAGCCTCATTAGCTCTCTCTAAGAAGCCTTTCTATCAGCGGGTTTGTACAGCTACTTCGAGAGAGGAAGCTTGAAAACAACGCTTATGTGGAAAGTCCAAGAGCATCAATGTCAGCATAGTATGACAACGCACTGTAAATACTCGGTCAGTTCCCCTGTCACCGCCTGAGTGTTACTCGTCTGTGAATACAATGCATTTCCAACACAAAAGAACTGCAACACTGAAGTTAAAGTTCCGTTTGCTACTTGGAGTTATGCGGGGCAGTAATCTTCAGTCTGAAATGCCGAATTAAGTACATGCATGTAGAGGGGGATAGTGCAGACACAATTTTTACCTGTCTGCTGAGAGTCATCCTGATTTGCAGTATGATCTGGGCTCTGAAACATAGACTCAAAGATGCTTGCTGGTGAGATTGTGCTAAGGTCTTGTCCATGTGTctggcaaacagaaaataaagaggaagacATCAGATAATGTTATATCTCAGGTCTCCGTAAACTTTGCACAAATCCCAGTCAAGCAGCATATGAATGTCAGAAATACCTCTCCAATTAACCAGCCCCCTTCAGGAAAGGCAACATATTTCCCTTACCTAGTATAAAATGACACTTAGTTTTTATCACCCACAATCAAATTTACCAACACATAATGAGCAAATCCTTACAAAAATAAGTCcttcaaaagtaaaatatatccTTCTGCATCCACACTTTGTTTAACGCTTATTTCTTGTAATACTCTGTTAGAAACAAAAACAGATATTAATTTGTTCTTGGCTGTTTGTGAAGCCTTTTctggagcagaaacaaaagaCCTCCACTTAGATTATATCCTGGGCTATGCACTACTGTGACCCACACTGCTCTAGGgacagaatatattaaaaagctgCCTACTGCTTCCACATCGAAGCACAAAAGAATGACACAGTCTCAACATTATATAATATTCCTCTATGTAAAGTTTCAGCTCCGTCAACAGTTATCAATAAGCAAGAACATTATTACGGTAAAATCAGATGCAGAGCCTTTAAAAACAGGTTGAATTAAGCACTGCatattttggaggaaaatctctctctcactcagttattctgcttttagacaggaatgtttattttttgttccaacATTCCAAAAAGGACAGCAATAATGTCATATTTACAGGCTCAATAGGGTGTGTAAGAAACATACAGTTTTTGTCAAGAGAGAGCTTCCTGCAAACTGCCACaggacacacaaaaaagcagtaTTCAGTACATCTAAAACAATTCTATCCAAAGTCACTTATTCTGTGAAAGAGTACACCACCTCCACTAGCGAAATGAAAGCCTGAAGTAGAGCATGCCAGAGGCCTGAACAAGCGAAACAGAAGCCACCAGCCACACGTGTCTAATCTGCTGTGTCCTAGTTGACAGGACAAGccaggaaaaagcagaactcAAATTACAGTAACAGTAACTCACTGGATTAGAGTTCTCCCGCAATTCTGAATCTGTTGATATGAGGCTTAAGTCACTCAGACAAAGTGAGTGGCTTGTATcctgtaaagaagaaaaagaaattgagttctagattaaaaaaatagtgtcAGAGTgtcttaaattactttttagaGTCCACAGAATTCTGTCtacacataattttttttacctatATGTGACCCAAGTCTCAGTTCCAAAATCAAAGGAGCAATATTACTAAGCAAAGGATATTTAGTAGCTATCAAGGATTCTTAACATCTCTTTCAcatcacttcaaaaaaattaaataacctAGAATTTTAATTACCACAGGAACAAATCAGcctatagaaaataaaaaatttaaaccttaacagtatttattttacttcacaCACATATTACATAGTATTGATTAAAACATAAGAATCTACAAGGAAAGCATGATAATATATATAATTGCCTATAAACTTGTGTCAGTACGTGGCACTCAAAGCAGCAGTAGCCCAAGCAttaatgtgattaaaaaaatagaaaaatttagatttgcttttttaagtaaaacttgGTAACCAAATACCACACTAGaagtttcagaaatactgatgcCACCATTTACTATCAGCACACTGTAAGCACAGCATATGAGAATAAACCCTACACTGCCACCCTGAATGCCAGAAATTTCAGAATTGAAATTGAATTCTTGGTTCAAAAGAGGCACCCGTGGGTTTCTTCATGCGAGACGGGGCACCAAGTAGTTACAATTCCCTTTGAAAGTCCCAGCCTTAAATGTTATACCTTTAGAACAAGCTACAGaccaaataatttcttctccaAAGTATGGTTTTATCTCCATCTAACACCAAAGCATTACGAAGAAGCACTACTAACCTCAGATACATTGTTATTGGGAAGTGCATTATACGAATGTCCTTTCTCATGACCTTTCATGTGACTCTTGAGACTATACTGTGTACTAAAAGTCTTCTCACAGCCATTACTGGGACAGAAGAAGGGTTTCTCCCCTACAGGCAGCACAAAACACATATAACAGACTTAGAAACATTATATCAGACACATACTTTTAAAGCACCTAGGAGAGTAATAATATTTTGTACAAACATGATAGTTCAATGCCACCTCATGCATTCAGAATTCTTTGGAGTCTTGCAGATAAAAGCTTCCATTTTACTACATGAACTGACACAAGAAcacaacatttaatttttatgcatCATTACTGATACATTTGTGAAATACGCTCATGAAATTCAAGACCCATCAAGCATAAATGGAatattggggattgccctgatCCAGGTGCAGGAGTtagcacttggccttgttgaacttcatgagctTCACATGGGTGTGCTCCTCCAGCTTGTCAAGGTCCCTTTGGATGGCATCCTTTCCAAGTGTATCAACTGCatcactcagcttggtgtcacccGCATATTATATGTAAGTATAAACACATACTAGGATTCTGAGAGTTAGTATAAACCGAATAAActcaattaaataaaaaacaaacccttggGACTTACCAGTATGTGTCCTAACATGTGTTTTAAGGTGGTGGCTTGCAGCAAAAGCCTTTCCACAGCCGTCATGCTCACACCTGAATGAGGCATCAGAGAAGAGTTAGCATCAGGCTTCTTTGATGCATTAGTTACAACCTTAGATCACGCTTTGCAATAGTCCCAGGACTCTGAAAAGCAGGCCTAATGCTAATCTGTGTTAGTAATCAGGTATCTCCCAAGAGCTGCTATGCACGCTACACAGACTAAAGGAGGGATCCAAACAGGACTTTAAAATTCAAGCACGAAGTCAGCATTagaggggggagggggacgaCACGACACTCCTTCATGGAATAAACACTGCatcacagcagagaagcagcaatatgttttaaaaacatgctcaTCATGGCACACATTTACGTTTAAAAAACCAGCTTGACTATTCTTGTCTTTGAAGACAGTCATTTCATCTACTTTTACAGGCAACTGAGGGAGCTCTAGAACAGACATGCTCAAATGCTAGCCGCTTGCACTTTTCTCATGAGAATAGCTTTTCACAGGACACGAACAGCTGCCTTTTGGCACAGGTGGCCCACTACAGAAGTCCCACAGAAGTAAAAATTGCCATCCAGCAACTTACCGAAATGGCTTTTCTCCTGTGTGTGTTCGAATGTGCTTCCTCAGGTCACTGTGCGTTGTGAAGTATTTACTGCAGCCTTCTGATTCACAGTTAAATGTTTTCCCTGTGTGAAGCCTCTGATGTGCTTTCAACCTAAAAAGCAtgccaaaaaaatccctcttaTGACCTGTAGTATGAGACGGCCCCTACCTGAGGCAAGCAAGCCATCCATTCCGACGTGTAGGATAGGATCAAAGGCTAAACATATTCTGAATTGAAGGTAACTagcttatgaaaataaatgttatcaCTTCCAAAGTCCTCAAGCAAATCTGAGAATTCCTTGTGTCTGTGCACCATCTTCAATACTATTGTAATATAAATAAGCTAAGTATGTCATCATAGGTTCTGTCATCCTACTGTTGGTATAGCACTTACACATTTTGTGGGGTTTATGTTCATATCTGTACCTGGAAGAAGCATAACAATTGTATTCAGACACAAACAAAAGGTAGATGCAACCTGCAAAACAGCAACAGCCACATCTGCAAGAGAAATAGGCAGAGACTTCCTACCTGTACAGTGTATTGAATGCCTTTTCACAGCCTTGCACATCACATTCAAACGGCTTTTCCTTAGTGTGCACTCGAACATGGATTTTGAGGCTGTAGGAGGTAAGAAAGGCTTTGCCACAGCCTTCCTGATTGCAGACAAAAGTGTACTCCCCACGATGTGTCTTTTGGTGAGTGCGCAGGTTTCCGGCAGTGCTATAGGTGCGTGGACAGCCCTCAAAGGTGCACTGGTATCTCTTAACCTAAGAGACAAAATGCTGCATACTTAATAATTTGTAAGCATTTCTGGAATCCAGACAGGGTAGAACTGCAGTTAAACATCAAAGACAATGGAATAGATTTTCAccccaaaaggcaaaaaaaaaaatttctgtttaattatCAGATAACTTAATATTTCTGCTGCACTATGTGAGGAAGGAGTGGCACACACTGGAAAGCAGGCTGACCTTATAGAAGAATAGTAATCTAatagaagagaggaaaaaaggaaaaaatctgataAAATAGTTGGAAAAGACACTGAGAGGCTAACAAACCTACCTGCTATTCCCATATGTAGCACCTACATTCCACGCAGGTGCTTCTAGCAGAGCTACTTATTTACAGAGGAGGAAGACAGGGGAAAATGTACTTTCACAACCTGACCCTCAAACGCACTGCCCTGTATGCTGAATTCCCATTAACACCTTGAATGAGAACTACACTTTTCAGCGTCTCCTATGGTCTAACCATCAGTCCATTTATTACTTCACTTTCAAAAGCAGCCTTCATTGTGCTTTGTTCTTCTCCTGTGTTTACTTAAGTAGTCAGTGTCTGAAGTGTAACGAATCAAACAAGGTGCTTTACATCAAAAGGCAAGTGTTACAGATTTCTTAGCTATCTAGATCACCAGGAAACAATTCCATATTGAACTAGATTTGGTAGCCTTCCCAGCTTCTGCAACAGGCAGAAAGAGACCATGTAGAAGCTTCCAGCGTGCAAGTCATAACGCTTAGTTAAATCCCATTCCCTCTTGTGAAGTAGAAGGAATAAGCCATCTGACATGCTTGAATAAATTTATCTTCGACATTATCAGACTGATGGCTTTTATTTGACTGTCACAGTTGAGAAACCTTAACATCTAAAAGTGATTATGGAGCCCAAGAGAGGACTTGATGGTTGACaggcaagaagcagcagagtaTTCCAAAAGTATTTCCATTGATTTGGAAATGTTTAGAAAGGTAATGCAAACTCACAACAGAGGAGCAGAAACTTGCAGATTTCATATTCTAACAACTAGTCAGGAGGGTAATATAGCCAGCAATTTCCTTCTTCTCCAAGGCACAAAGCACCTATCTCACAGTACCTAGTAGTATTGCTTAGAAAAGGCTGCAGACTGTCTTCAAAAACGGAGATACTGAATTGGGGGTTGATACCAGGAGAACCAGACAAACCTATACGTAACCAATGTGTGACATTTATGGGTTTCTACCCATCCCATGACTCAAcaactgttcttttttctttatatacactcatcagaaaatagcatttgataaacactttttttttttttttactaccaTGGCTTGGAAGCTGAGAACAGAATAACATGGGATTCCTTGACCTATTGTCAGGTAAGtataaaaatcactttatttGAAGTCATGCTCCTCAGAATAATGGGAATTGAGGTAGATGTGTTAAGTAGGAGTAACACCAAAAACACATCGTTCTTGGTGTGCCTAATCAAggactgaatattttttaatccttctaTAAAATAACTGATTAATGCTTTGTGTAATATCacataaatgaaagaaacaatgGACCCTCAGTAAAATCACTACGAGATCTGTAAATGGCTCTCAAACACATATGTATTTTGTCCAAAAATCGATTCCCATTGATGTACTACAATGGCACAAGAATAAGGAGAGCTGAGGGGATCAGGAACACATTATTTCTTATGCCAACAGCTGTTGGTACTGTTGGAGACCGTATCAGTGCTATAAGGTCCAAAGGAAGGTACACACCtccaggttttgtttctcaaataGTCCAAGTAACAGCCCTTCACGGTGTCAATTTGAGCCACATGCACTCAGCATTTCCTCTTAAGAGCATGCCTACTAGATCCTACATGAAGCACCTGAGAACTGAGGCACCCAAAGGATATTTCATTGCATGCTTTCACTCCCCTCTCTTGATATACAGGTTTAAGGCCTTCATAACAGAACAAGGGTCTAATGCACTAAGGTATGCATTTCAGGGCTGTAACAACCGGGTAACTAAGGCCCAGGCTCTGCCTGTCCAGAAGATCACCTCTAGAATAAGGGTAACCCAGGAAACGAGCTCTTCCGTACGGGCAGGGATTGCAGTTAACTAAACGCATCATCCCAACAGCGTCCCAGGAAGCACTGTGGTCATACAGTGCCCTGGCACAAACTCATACCAGGTATAATTTGGGTTCTAGTTGGCCCTCcataaggaaagagaaataaatagtCTCTCAGTCACTTCCCCCCTATTTTGTAGGGGACAAAATTGCCAGTAGGACCCCTTTAAGAAAGCGTTATAAAATCTGAGTGTATAGGAGCTGAGTAATCTCTTGTGTGGTCTCAGTCTGCAGCCTCTTGTTGATGCCACAACAATAGGCTGGCATCTACCTTCGCCTTCCTTTGATAAAACCTTAGTATTTGGAGAATATTAAAGCAGGTTAGACATACAAGAGATCCTTACATGGAGCATAGAAGTACTGTAACTATAAACCTAGAAAGCCATAAGACAACTATAAAATAACTAGCAGTAGTTTTCATTTGGCTAGTACTGAATTCAGTTCCTGCCTCTTAGATATAGTTGATGCTAGCAGCATATTGCTAAATGGAGAT of Ciconia boyciana chromosome 21, ASM3463844v1, whole genome shotgun sequence contains these proteins:
- the MTF1 gene encoding metal regulatory transcription factor 1 — encoded protein: MGENSPEGNVIYYEVEEDDLTQDDNMMRFADKNGLVSSSSGTVYDRTTVLIEQDHSVLEDDEDEGQCGDHLPFLPEGHEEGFHLIADHEGMSQGYVQHIISPDQIHLTINPGSTPMPRNIEGATLTLQSECPETKLKEVKRYQCTFEGCPRTYSTAGNLRTHQKTHRGEYTFVCNQEGCGKAFLTSYSLKIHVRVHTKEKPFECDVQGCEKAFNTLYRLKAHQRLHTGKTFNCESEGCSKYFTTHSDLRKHIRTHTGEKPFRCEHDGCGKAFAASHHLKTHVRTHTGEKPFFCPSNGCEKTFSTQYSLKSHMKGHEKGHSYNALPNNNVSEDTSHSLCLSDLSLISTDSELRENSNPTHGQDLSTISPASIFESMFQSPDHTANQDDSQQTAALIEGFNGHADSVTAVPPSAGDSAPLSLPLVLQLGISEPSHSALQASAAPAAPSSIGTSSQQAAFGNPATVLQSPEVPVPHSTQFAASHQDFLQHTQTPPQPIVQGLSVVAGASAPTGSSATEPLPAVVQTVPVGANSVLTSNPTITITPSQSTAILQSSIVMGEQNLQWILNGATGSPQSQEQMPQVPKVVEKVFFTTALPVAGNTGNPVQQIGLSVPVIIIKQEEACQCQCACRDSAKDKATIKKECSSPDSKALEQPAPQLQPQTFPSSSPSPSCGQSSQIVNPSDSQTETLSAMDVSDFLSLQSPETPSNIIPIEALLQGEEEIGLNSSFSK